A region of Gadus morhua chromosome 18, gadMor3.0, whole genome shotgun sequence DNA encodes the following proteins:
- the fam53b gene encoding protein FAM53B: protein MCVVMVIISKKTLEKKRVEDVTSKCLEIGQLREPTMSQGTALFSCGLMEAGRWRELGQGCPSRPVGASLENLWDAVPEECQSPTGWLGGGGGGGGGAISGLLRELSLADPAAFAAAPPSKRQCRSLSCSDELAGGCRAAWRPQGSRVWTAVEKRRCHSGGSVHRGAGGGASGAPPAVVFPAMQRSSSFSLPARSNAALELPCFSPGLVPAFTGRASPSSSSSSSSSSPSSPSSSSVTLSSAAPGGLYLSHEHIFPALAPPGASPDSSPGSTPELERRRGVAGPGGGGGGLARSRSQPCALDHKKMGVKRRRPADSRPSLDLAKMTQKLRSFHSLSCPGIPGEDGRQSTQAPPTLRSPAPWESSDFLRDPTSRSKEGEGEGMSVGSDPAIEELGWGAPDYGDATGGGDTTGGGGGGGGEYLWAGLCSPRKDMYQLGGMLDIEQIERN, encoded by the exons ATGTGCGTTGTCATGGTGATCATTAGCAAAAAAACGCTGGAGAAGAAGCGCGTCGAAGATGTAACGTCCAAGTGTCTGGAAATAGGCCAG CTGCGGGAGCCGACCATGAGCCAGGGAACGGCCCTCTTCTCTTGTGGACTGATGG AGGCGGGCCGGTGGCGTGAGCTGGGCCAGGGCTGCCCCTCGCGGCCGGTGGGCGCCAGCCTGGAGAACCTGTGGGACGCGGTGCCCGAGGAGTGCCAGAGCCCCACGGGGTggctgggcggcggcggcggcggcggtggcggcgccaTCTCGGGGCTGCTGCGGGAGCTCAGCCTGGCGGACCCGGCGGCCTTCGCCGCGGCGCCGCCCAGCAAGCGGCAGTGCCGGTCGCTGTCCTGCTCCGACGAGCTGGCGGGGGGCTGCCGCGCGGCGTGGCGGCCCCAGGGGTCCCGCGTCTGGACGGCGGTGGAGAAGCGGCGCTGCCACAGCGGGGGCAGCGTGCACCGCGGCGCCGGGGGCGGAGCCTCGGGGGCGCCGCCCGCCGTCGTCTTCCCCGCCATGCAGCGCAGCTCCAGCTTCAGCCTGCCGGCGCGCTCCAACGCGGCGCTGGAGCTGCCGTGCTTCTCCCCGGGCCTGGTGCCCGCCTTCACCGGCCgggcctccccttcctcctcctcctcctcctcctcctcctccccctcctccccctcctcctcctcggtgaCCCTGTCGTCGGCGGCGCCCGGCGGCCTCTACCTCTCGCACGAACACATCTTCCCGGCGCTGGCGCCCCCGGGGGCGTCGCCCGACAGCTCCCCGGGCTCCACCCCCGAGCTGGAGCGGCGGAGGGGCGTGGCCGGCccgggcggaggggggggggggctggcccgCAGCCGCTCGCAGCCCTGCGCGCTCGACCACAAGAAGATGGGCGTGAAGCGCCGGAGGCCGGCCGACTCTCGGCCGTCCCTGGACCTCGCCAAGATGACCCAG aaACTGCGCAGCTTCCACAGCCTCAGCTGTCCTGGGATCCCCGGCGAGGACGGCCGCCAATCAacccaggccccgcccaccctcagaagccccgccccctgggaGAGCAGCGACTTCCTCCGGGACCCCACGTCCAGGTCTaaggagggcgagggggagggcaTGAGCGTGGGCTCGGACCCCGCCATCGAGGAGCTGGGCTGGGGGGCCCCGGACTACGGCGACGCCACGGGGGGCGGGGATACgaccggcggcggcggcggcggcggcggcgagtaCCTGTGGGCGGGGCTGTGCAGCCCCAGGAAGGACATGTATCAGCTGGGGGGCATGCTCGACATCGAGCAGATCGAGAGgaactga
- the hpdl gene encoding 4-hydroxyphenylpyruvate dioxygenase-like protein: MAACLSRLHHISLHVSHVGNIANYLVSKLKFDLFAARHTDDVRQFAFRRGAAVFLVNERPLKSGLTLNGETRDLQDQPTDLYNNLHNNSENGHPQGCLYDVETPYSVDTVCNVCFEVQDVERSFKALLDQGCDLLVPPTVVQDSGGAVSYTVVKSIVGNVCHTLIDRTKYEGNFLPGFNHITNLSTSVADSDKSGTVSHFDHITYACPTNTTSQVMQWYDRCFGFKRFLLDSNEDEGEGFVLNGDGIGLRLTAMEYWKCGEAGMKFSFTDKKEPECKFVVAESLPGQGSNQLDTFLTQHGGPGIQHIGLYTDDIVSTAHAMAEAGVQFFSPPPTYYTEVKRQEIEAAGQRPERLAQHGILLDTDMRHDARDQTAENRYLLQLFTKHVFEEETFFLELIERRGASGFGEGNIRALWKAVQANMEKEKEASAQNSPDAKSGHH; this comes from the exons ATGGCGGCCTGCTTGAGCCGGTTGCATCACATATCACTACATGTTTCCCATGTGGGCAACATAGCAAATTATCTGGTTTCAAAGCtgaaatttgatttatttgcaGCGAGACATACCGACGATGTGAGACAGTTTGCGTTCAGGAGAGGAGCGGCGGTGTTCTTGGTGAACGAGAGACCTCTTAAGAGCGGTCTGACATTGAATGGGGAAACGCGAGACCTGCAGGACCAGCCCACTGACTTGTACAACAACCTGCACAACAACAGCGAAAACGGCCATCCTCAGGGATGTCTATATGATGTCGAGACCCCCTACTCGGTCGACACTGTCTGCAATGTGTGTTTCGAGGTGCAGGACGTGGAGAGGTCATTCAAGGCTCTCCTGGACCAGGGATGCGACCTGCTGGTCCCGCCGACTGTGGTGCAGGACAGCGGGGGAGCTGTCAGCTACACCGTCGTTAAATCGATCGTGGGCAATGTCTGCCACACGCTCATTGACAGGACTAAATACGAAGGGAACTTCCTACCTGGGTTTAATCACATTACAAATTTGAGCACCAGTGTGGCTGACTCTGACAAGTCTGGTACAGTGTCACATTTTGATCACATAACGTATGCTTGTCCGACGAATACCACGTCCCAGGTCATGCAGTGGTATGATAGGTGCTTTGGTTTCAAGAGGTTTCTCCTTGACAG TAATGAAGATGAGGGCGAGGGTTTTGTCTTGAATGGAGATGGCATTGGGCTGAGGCTCACTGCCATGGAATACTGGAAATGTGGCGAGGCTGGCATGAAGTTTTCCTTCACGGATAAGAAAGAACCAGAATGCAAATTTGTGGTTGCAGAATCCCTACCGGGGCAAG GAAGCAACCAGCTGGACACCTTCTTGACGCAGCACGGGGGACCGGGGATCCAGCACATTGGCTTGTACACAGACGATATTGTTTCTACTGCGCATGCGATGGCTGAAGCCGGTGTGCAGTTCttctctccaccccccacctACTACACAGAG GTCAAACGGCAGGAGATCGAGGCGGCCGGCCAACGGCCAGAGAGGCTGGCCCAGCATGGGATCCTCCTGGACACAGACATGCGCCACGACGCCCGGGACCAAACCGCGGAAAACAG GTACCTACTCCAGTTGTTCACCAAACATGTATTTGAGGAGGAAACGTTCTTCCTGGAGCTCATAGAGCGACGGGGGGCCAGTGGCTTCGGGGAGGGGAACATCCGAGCTCTGTGGAAGGCCGTACAGGCCaacatggagaaggagaaggaggcgtcAGCGCAGAACAGCCCCGATGCTAAGAGCGGCCATCATTGA